The genomic interval TGATTTATAGCCCCAGTTATTTTACTAATAGCAACTTCTCCACTGGTTGCTCCATACAAAGCATATAGTAAATCACCTTTGTTAACTAATTTAGCAGAAGAATTAGAAATCGCATCTTCATTAATTTGAAGTTCTGTTTTCGAACCTTGAATTTCTCCAGAGCGTATAAAGGGAATACTCCCATTATAAAAGGATTTATTCGTTGATTTTGGTGTCCCACCACTAAATGTAGTAGTGAAATCTCTAAATAAATTTTCTTCCCACTCTGGATAATTTTCCCCATTATCATCTTTAAATCGAAGTTCTTGTGAGAAAATCTTTTGCATATAGCCTTTTTTCTGCTCTTCTAACAATGCTAATTTTTGTTCTTCTAATTCGATTTGACGGTCGAGTTTACTGAAGAAGTCACCAATTCTTTGTTGTTCTTTTATAGCTGGACTATATAATAGCATCTCCAGAAAGTCTTTTTGATTTATCCTTTTAGCTTTTCGGCTACCATTTGCTTTTTCACCATACTTTTTATAAAAAGATTTTTGCATTATTCTTTCTAAAACAAATCTAGGGTCACCATTTATAAAATCAAAAGCAGGAGAATCAATAGTGCTTTCATATCCATCTAAGTGAGGAGGCACGATACCAAATGCACAATTCAAGAAATCCAACTTACCATACATTAATTGTCCTTTTTTTCTTAAATAGTATTGGGTATTACTACTACCTTTATGAACTTTCTTTTTAGGAATTACACCTTTTCCCCATAATTTTACTGTCAATTTTTTAGCATCATTTCCTTTGTTTCCTTCAATCATGCTTTCTGTTAAAAAATCACTTATTTTTCTCT from Staphylococcus sp. MI 10-1553 carries:
- a CDS encoding restriction endonuclease subunit S; its protein translation is MTHPNKNVPELRFPEFSDEWEERKISDFLTESMIEGNKGNDAKKLTVKLWGKGVIPKKKVHKGSSNTQYYLRKKGQLMYGKLDFLNCAFGIVPPHLDGYESTIDSPAFDFINGDPRFVLERIMQKSFYKKYGEKANGSRKAKRINQKDFLEMLLYSPAIKEQQRIGDFFSKLDRQIELEEQKLALLEEQKKGYMQKIFSQELRFKDDNGENYPEWEENLFRDFTTTFSGGTPKSTNKSFYNGSIPFIRSGEIQGSKTELQINEDAISNSSAKLVNKGDLLYALYGATSGEVAISKITGAINQAILCIKTEESKSFLLYYLKYQKENIINTYIQGGQGNLSASIIKNLSIKMPIYKEQQKIGDFFSKLDHQIELQAQKINLFNQRKQGLLQKMFV